A genomic segment from Peribacillus sp. ACCC06369 encodes:
- a CDS encoding sensor domain-containing diguanylate cyclase yields the protein MIQQDINYFKNLDSIAKEVLTLLAQSIGVNTFFLSILNPIQSFIIKSFNRNAKLICEGDIIPYNMVYCKLVVENGLEPLVIPNLKEHDLTSGHPATKFIGNGCFMGAPLINEGEIIGTLCAFDIKPYDFKEYDLILIKSLAALISQTIILENGIIRDPLTGLYNRHFIYNYFDYQKNKQNDEMAILYIDLDHFKSFNDSFGHDAGDEVIKQAAGCLLQTVPGDSHVARIGGDEFIVLLHPSHCEDFMKSTQQSAELLLNHLSTMPIQINGNDHFVSASIGISFYPHNGTKMESLLTKADRTMYKAKESGRKNIQYYHPL from the coding sequence ATGATTCAACAAGATATCAATTATTTTAAAAATTTGGACTCAATCGCTAAAGAAGTATTAACACTATTAGCTCAAAGCATTGGTGTGAATACATTCTTCCTTTCGATATTGAATCCCATACAGAGTTTTATAATCAAATCCTTCAATAGAAATGCAAAGTTAATTTGTGAAGGTGACATCATTCCTTATAATATGGTTTATTGCAAATTAGTTGTTGAGAATGGCTTGGAACCACTTGTTATCCCGAATTTAAAGGAACATGATTTGACTAGTGGACACCCTGCGACGAAGTTTATTGGAAACGGTTGTTTTATGGGGGCCCCCCTTATTAATGAGGGTGAAATCATTGGTACATTATGTGCATTCGACATTAAACCCTATGATTTTAAAGAGTATGATCTGATACTCATTAAGTCTTTGGCAGCTTTGATTAGTCAAACCATCATTCTTGAAAATGGAATTATCAGGGATCCTTTGACAGGTCTTTATAATAGGCACTTCATTTATAATTATTTTGATTATCAAAAGAATAAACAAAACGATGAAATGGCCATTCTTTACATCGATCTTGACCACTTTAAATCTTTCAATGATTCCTTTGGTCATGATGCTGGTGACGAGGTTATTAAACAGGCAGCTGGATGTCTTTTGCAAACCGTACCTGGTGACAGTCATGTGGCTAGAATCGGTGGAGATGAATTCATTGTATTATTACATCCATCCCATTGTGAGGATTTTATGAAAAGCACACAGCAAAGCGCTGAATTATTATTGAACCATTTATCCACCATGCCCATTCAAATTAATGGAAATGATCATTTTGTATCGGCTAGCATAGGGATAAGCTTTTATCCTCATAATGGTACGAAAATGGAGTCACTTTTGACAAAAGCGGATCGTACGATGTATAAGGCTAAAGAATCTGGTCGTAAGAATATTCAATACTACCACCCGCTGTGA